In Luteibacter mycovicinus, a genomic segment contains:
- a CDS encoding lipopolysaccharide biosynthesis protein, which yields MASAKRDAIWTAGSTVISAASQLLQIAVLAHHVDARMLGALAIVNVVNAIATLLQDMGLSSYLIHRQNINREERTSLFMISVGLGLVSAAVLFFVSYAVAYFYQSEVLGQLMRLSTINFVLLGVAAQYQASLIKAFQLPRLARIEVIGRLSGLATLLIMVLVFHASIEAAVYAMIVNSLVRLGCFLAVSEPDWHPGRGFDRGIMREAFRYGAFQLGSQVINQLRSQADQIILGKFLGLASLGVYSLAKELVLQPTKLIMPVAGRLALPRLATLQHDPEALRRIYLVGLRGVAIFSAVVFIMLAVFAPPAVSILYGHRYDGVAQLIPLMLLFGMLRPLGSLIGALSQSQGRSDIEFGWNLKICGITLAVSLAGAASRSLEIMAVALAISQILATVFSYYFFSSKLIRITAREFFNAWTIESFVPYAFLMLAVLVYPGDGWMASAVRFAIATPPLVWVIWRSRHTLLDKQIQAVSA from the coding sequence ATGGCCTCCGCCAAACGCGACGCCATCTGGACCGCCGGGTCGACCGTCATCAGCGCAGCCAGCCAGCTGTTGCAGATCGCGGTGCTGGCTCATCACGTCGACGCACGCATGCTCGGTGCGCTGGCGATCGTCAACGTGGTCAATGCGATCGCCACGTTGCTGCAGGACATGGGCCTGAGCAGCTACCTCATCCACCGCCAGAACATCAACCGTGAAGAGCGCACCTCGCTTTTCATGATCAGCGTGGGTCTCGGTCTCGTCTCGGCCGCCGTGCTCTTCTTCGTGTCCTACGCCGTGGCGTACTTCTATCAGTCCGAGGTCCTCGGCCAGCTGATGCGTCTGTCGACGATCAACTTCGTGCTGCTGGGGGTGGCCGCGCAGTATCAGGCCAGCCTGATCAAGGCCTTCCAGCTGCCGAGACTGGCCCGCATCGAAGTGATCGGACGCCTCTCGGGTCTGGCCACCCTGCTGATCATGGTGCTGGTCTTCCATGCGTCCATCGAAGCCGCCGTGTACGCCATGATCGTCAACAGCCTCGTCCGGCTGGGCTGCTTCCTGGCCGTGTCGGAGCCTGACTGGCACCCGGGTCGCGGGTTCGACCGGGGCATCATGCGGGAGGCGTTCCGCTATGGCGCCTTCCAGCTCGGGTCGCAGGTGATCAACCAGCTGCGCAGTCAGGCCGACCAGATCATCCTGGGCAAGTTTCTCGGCCTGGCGTCGCTCGGCGTGTATTCGCTTGCAAAGGAACTGGTCCTGCAGCCGACCAAGCTGATCATGCCGGTGGCGGGCCGTCTGGCGTTGCCGCGACTGGCGACCCTGCAGCACGATCCCGAAGCGCTGCGTCGCATCTACCTCGTCGGCCTGCGCGGTGTGGCGATCTTCAGCGCGGTGGTCTTCATCATGCTTGCCGTGTTCGCGCCACCGGCGGTGTCGATCCTGTACGGCCATCGCTACGACGGCGTGGCCCAGCTCATTCCGCTGATGCTGCTGTTCGGCATGCTGCGCCCGCTGGGCTCCCTGATCGGCGCCCTGAGCCAGAGCCAGGGCCGGTCGGACATCGAGTTCGGCTGGAACCTGAAGATCTGCGGCATCACGCTGGCGGTGAGCCTCGCCGGCGCGGCGTCCCGGTCGCTGGAAATCATGGCGGTGGCGCTGGCCATCAGCCAGATCCTGGCCACCGTGTTTTCGTATTACTTCTTCTCGTCGAAACTGATCCGGATCACCGCACGCGAGTTCTTCAACGCGTGGACGATCGAGAGCTTCGTACCCTATGCGTTTCTCATGCTGGCGGTCTTGGTTTACCCGGGCGATGGCTGGATGGCCAGCGCGGTGCGCTTCGCCATCGCCACGCCGCCGCTGGTGTGGGTGATCTGGCGTAGCCGGCACACCTTGCTGGACAAACAGATCCAGGCGGTGAGCGCATGA
- the wcaK gene encoding colanic acid biosynthesis pyruvyl transferase WcaK, which produces MSRILIVGNHTCGNRGDGAILRGLLECLAEALPGIKVDVTSRFPTSSEYLIGRRLLPDTLNAYYNEAAKKRFGGLRPKVLRRLVPRILHGHLMGRWWARWVKLPQRHRETIEWMKGYDLVIQVGGSFFVDLYGPTQYDQSICALLAGRPVYMIGHSVGPFQQPFFRQISEDVMTRVNAVALREEVSARYMTEGRIPQDKVRWTSDTAWLVNPGVNEPVNTAQPTVAVTFRELAPFDKRLGVTQAEYETAFAELLDAVIEAGYRVVAYSTCTAIDGYPKDDRMVALKVRARLRHPESFHVEMNELNDVEIGRRLATCVLTIGTRLHSAIMSMNFGTPSVALNYEHKSEGIMKRLGVDDLAIPVKALLDGSLRTKVLALLQDETLRPRVATAVAREKAFARESVLATLGIGA; this is translated from the coding sequence ATGTCGCGCATCCTGATCGTCGGAAATCACACGTGCGGCAACCGGGGCGACGGCGCCATTCTGCGCGGCCTTCTGGAATGTCTGGCGGAGGCGCTGCCGGGGATCAAGGTCGATGTGACCAGCCGCTTCCCGACCAGCTCCGAATACCTTATCGGGCGTCGGTTGTTGCCCGACACGTTGAATGCCTACTACAACGAAGCCGCGAAAAAGCGCTTCGGTGGCCTGCGGCCGAAGGTGCTGCGCCGCCTTGTTCCGCGCATCCTGCACGGGCATCTCATGGGACGCTGGTGGGCACGCTGGGTAAAGCTGCCGCAGCGCCATCGCGAGACCATCGAGTGGATGAAAGGGTACGACCTGGTCATTCAGGTCGGCGGTTCGTTCTTCGTGGACCTGTATGGCCCCACGCAGTACGACCAGTCCATCTGCGCCCTGCTGGCGGGCCGTCCGGTCTACATGATCGGCCACAGCGTCGGGCCCTTCCAGCAGCCGTTCTTCCGGCAGATCTCCGAAGACGTCATGACCCGGGTCAACGCGGTCGCTCTGCGTGAGGAAGTCAGCGCGCGCTATATGACCGAGGGGCGCATCCCGCAGGACAAGGTGCGCTGGACGTCGGATACCGCGTGGCTGGTCAATCCGGGGGTCAACGAGCCCGTCAATACCGCGCAGCCGACGGTGGCCGTGACCTTCCGTGAGCTGGCCCCGTTCGACAAGCGTCTGGGCGTGACGCAGGCCGAGTACGAAACGGCGTTCGCCGAGCTGCTGGATGCCGTGATCGAAGCGGGCTACCGCGTCGTCGCCTACTCCACCTGCACGGCCATCGACGGCTACCCCAAGGACGACCGCATGGTCGCTCTCAAGGTGCGCGCGCGCCTGCGCCATCCGGAGTCCTTCCATGTCGAGATGAACGAGCTCAACGATGTCGAGATCGGCCGCCGCCTCGCCACCTGCGTGCTCACCATCGGCACGCGGCTGCACAGCGCGATCATGTCGATGAACTTCGGTACGCCATCCGTGGCGCTCAATTACGAGCACAAGTCCGAAGGCATCATGAAGCGTCTCGGTGTGGACGACCTGGCCATTCCCGTCAAAGCCCTGCTCGACGGCAGCCTGCGCACGAAGGTGCTCGCGTTGCTCCAGGACGAGACCTTGCGGCCACGCGTCGCCACGGCGGTCGCCCGCGAGAAGGCGTTCGCCCGTGAGTCGGTACTGGCGACGCTGGGGATCGGAGCCTGA
- a CDS encoding glycosyltransferase, which translates to MPILFVLPEFPKYSETFVIDQIVGLLDRGFDVRILAISRGPQPAPGDIVATRGLMERTTFIFDHSASASKHWQILLRRLRQVLPGLPSARVRKALSVRLYGHAAKSLVLAGAVRRIREPLKAKAIIAHFGPTGVLAANLRALGLIEGPIHTVFHGFDLSQHSVLARHADDYRRLFAQGERMLPISTRWSRKLQAMGCAPEKIQVHRMGVDLESFRYVSPGDVSSAGTRPLRVVSVARLVEKKGVLYLCQAVAELARRGVPVELNVIGDGPLQPTLERFVADEGMGEHIHILGRRDKSFVQTALRDADIFALPSVTATDGDQEGIPVSLMEAMASGVPCLSTVHSGIPELIEDGYSGWLVPERDAGALADKLARIQNGDYDLPAIARHARETVEARFNQSRLHDQLAAQLALED; encoded by the coding sequence ATGCCGATCCTGTTCGTCCTCCCGGAGTTTCCCAAGTATTCGGAAACCTTCGTCATCGACCAGATCGTCGGCCTGCTCGACCGCGGCTTCGACGTGCGCATCCTGGCGATCAGCCGGGGACCGCAGCCCGCACCCGGTGACATCGTCGCCACGCGGGGGTTGATGGAACGGACGACGTTCATCTTCGATCACTCCGCCAGCGCGTCGAAGCACTGGCAGATCCTGCTGCGCCGCTTGCGTCAGGTGCTTCCCGGACTGCCGAGCGCGCGCGTGCGCAAGGCGCTTTCCGTACGACTCTATGGCCACGCGGCGAAGAGCCTCGTCCTGGCCGGTGCCGTGCGCCGGATCAGGGAGCCGCTGAAGGCAAAGGCGATCATCGCCCACTTCGGTCCCACCGGCGTCCTGGCAGCCAACCTGCGCGCCCTCGGTCTGATCGAGGGTCCGATCCACACGGTGTTTCACGGCTTCGACCTTTCGCAGCACAGCGTGCTTGCCCGCCATGCCGACGATTACCGTCGCCTGTTCGCGCAGGGCGAGCGGATGTTGCCGATCAGCACGCGCTGGAGTCGCAAGCTTCAGGCGATGGGCTGCGCGCCGGAAAAGATTCAGGTGCACCGGATGGGCGTGGATCTGGAGAGCTTTCGTTACGTGTCCCCGGGCGATGTGTCGTCGGCCGGAACCCGCCCGCTGCGCGTGGTCAGCGTCGCCCGTCTCGTCGAGAAAAAGGGCGTGCTCTACCTGTGCCAGGCCGTAGCCGAACTGGCCAGGCGCGGCGTACCCGTCGAACTGAACGTGATCGGCGACGGCCCCCTTCAGCCGACCCTGGAGCGTTTCGTCGCCGATGAAGGCATGGGCGAGCACATCCATATCCTGGGCCGGCGCGACAAGAGCTTCGTACAGACCGCCTTGCGCGATGCCGACATCTTCGCCCTGCCCAGCGTCACCGCGACCGACGGCGATCAGGAGGGCATCCCCGTCTCGCTGATGGAAGCCATGGCCAGTGGCGTGCCTTGTCTGTCCACGGTGCACAGCGGCATTCCCGAACTGATCGAAGACGGCTATTCCGGGTGGCTGGTTCCGGAGCGCGACGCCGGAGCGCTGGCAGACAAGCTGGCGCGCATTCAGAACGGCGACTACGACCTCCCGGCCATCGCACGCCACGCACGTGAAACGGTGGAAGCCCGGTTCAACCAGAGCCGTCTGCACGACCAGCTCGCCGCGCAGCTGGCCCTGGAGGACTGA
- a CDS encoding glycosyltransferase family 2 protein: MSTTTDAMQTRSDDAMALVSVYIPTRNRSALLRRAVDSVLAQSYPEIEILICDEASTDDTAEVVADYIQRYPGKFTYLRNETPQGACRARNRCMEQASGTYVTGLDDDDLFHPQRIECLVDLYRRNKVSFVCSRFRYFQSDAQIAALRDRQYSQAELGKVEPITLSALLYANLAGNQVLTELSRMRELGGFDEAMPSWQDYDMWIRLAERFGPALRTRQLLSFVDDDRSRARIRNSTKRAEGSERFIAKHTRLMSADQRRNHRNIQYVMNKQRPPLGDIARNISVGGYKSTLKVLLHKFFGVAIG, translated from the coding sequence ATGAGTACGACGACCGATGCAATGCAGACGAGGAGCGATGACGCCATGGCGCTGGTGAGCGTTTACATTCCTACCCGCAATCGTTCGGCGCTGCTTCGCCGGGCCGTCGACTCGGTGCTGGCCCAGAGCTACCCCGAGATCGAGATTCTGATTTGTGACGAGGCCTCAACCGACGATACGGCCGAGGTCGTCGCCGACTACATTCAGCGCTACCCCGGCAAGTTCACCTATCTTCGCAACGAGACGCCGCAGGGCGCCTGCCGCGCGCGTAACCGGTGCATGGAGCAGGCTTCCGGCACCTATGTCACCGGACTGGACGACGACGACCTGTTTCATCCGCAGCGGATCGAATGCCTGGTCGACCTGTACCGGCGCAACAAGGTGTCGTTCGTCTGCAGCCGGTTCCGCTATTTCCAGAGCGACGCCCAGATCGCGGCGCTGCGCGATCGTCAGTACAGCCAGGCGGAACTGGGTAAGGTCGAGCCGATCACGCTGTCCGCCCTGCTCTACGCCAATCTCGCCGGCAACCAGGTTCTGACCGAGTTGTCGCGCATGCGCGAACTCGGCGGTTTCGACGAAGCGATGCCCTCATGGCAGGACTACGACATGTGGATCCGCCTGGCCGAGCGTTTCGGTCCCGCGCTGCGCACACGTCAGCTGCTGTCGTTCGTCGACGATGACAGGTCGCGCGCCCGAATTCGCAACTCGACCAAGCGCGCCGAGGGCAGCGAGCGTTTCATCGCCAAGCACACCCGGCTGATGAGCGCCGATCAACGGCGTAACCACCGGAACATCCAGTACGTCATGAACAAGCAGCGACCGCCCTTGGGCGACATCGCCCGGAACATCTCCGTCGGCGGCTACAAGTCGACGCTGAAAGTGTTGCTGCACAAGTTCTTCGGCGTGGCGATCGGCTGA
- a CDS encoding polysaccharide biosynthesis tyrosine autokinase has translation MTTKIEQAHDDDTIDLNALFGTLLDHKWLIVAITGVFFVIGVLYTLLATPIYQATAVVQVEQKTPSLPGLSDLSQSLGTTASQAVTEIALITSRLVVGQTVDDMRLNVQALPQRMPVIGDYLSRGHKPGQLGKPRFGLSRYGWGGEVVDIFKLDLPDPTMGGKFELRAEDNHQFSLYDDDGKRVAQGAVGQLINGKGVTVQIRQLVANPGTRFDVVVQPALTTTTKLQTDVVALEQGNDSGIIGLTYNNADPELARKVLEHVTTAYVRQNVERNSAEAASQLQFVKDQLPKVRQDLDKAQAAMNAFQTQSHSVDLSMQTKGLLDQIVGVENNIQQLHMQEADIDRRFTHDHPAYKALQQQMGQLQAQKDKMQKEVGALPDTQQQLLKLNRDVQVSSNTYTSLLNQAQQLDIARAGTVGNVRIVDKAAVDPNVPVQPRKALIVIIATFLGAFLALAFVFLKQILNRGIEDPALIEDLGLPVYASVPLSSGQSARSIRTRHKHGARGPLLAISDPADLAIESIRSLRTSLHFARLEAKNNILMITGSSPFAGKTFVSANLAAVIAQAGQRVLLVDGDMRRGTLHQLLGVKTGRGLSDLLVGKAELADVVQKGPTENVDFISRGQVPPNPSELLMHQHFTRFIEAVVPAYDLIIIDTPPILAVTDAAVIGHHVGTSLLVARFGLNKQRELALAKQRFEQNGVELKGAIFNAVEKRTAGYSEYAYYKYKADPA, from the coding sequence ATGACGACGAAGATTGAGCAGGCACATGATGACGACACCATCGATCTCAACGCGTTGTTCGGTACGCTGCTCGATCACAAGTGGCTGATCGTTGCAATCACGGGGGTCTTCTTCGTGATCGGTGTGCTGTATACGCTGCTGGCGACGCCTATCTATCAGGCCACCGCCGTGGTGCAGGTCGAGCAGAAGACGCCGAGCCTTCCGGGGCTGAGCGACCTTTCGCAATCGCTCGGCACGACCGCATCGCAGGCCGTCACCGAGATCGCGCTGATTACGTCGCGCCTGGTCGTCGGACAGACGGTCGACGACATGCGACTAAACGTGCAGGCGTTGCCGCAGCGCATGCCGGTGATCGGTGACTACCTCTCCCGCGGGCATAAACCCGGCCAGCTGGGCAAGCCTCGCTTCGGACTCAGTCGCTATGGCTGGGGCGGCGAGGTCGTCGACATCTTCAAGCTCGATCTGCCCGATCCGACCATGGGCGGCAAGTTCGAGCTCCGCGCCGAAGACAATCACCAGTTCAGCCTGTACGACGACGATGGCAAGCGTGTGGCGCAGGGCGCCGTCGGTCAGCTGATCAACGGCAAGGGCGTGACGGTGCAGATCCGCCAGCTGGTAGCCAACCCGGGGACGCGCTTCGACGTCGTCGTGCAGCCCGCGCTGACCACCACGACCAAGCTGCAGACCGATGTCGTCGCCCTCGAACAGGGCAACGACTCCGGGATCATCGGGCTGACCTATAACAACGCCGATCCGGAGCTGGCGCGGAAGGTGCTGGAACACGTCACCACCGCGTATGTGCGGCAGAACGTCGAGCGGAACTCCGCCGAAGCCGCCAGCCAGCTGCAGTTCGTCAAGGACCAGCTGCCCAAGGTGCGGCAGGACCTGGACAAGGCCCAGGCCGCGATGAACGCCTTCCAGACACAGTCCCACTCCGTCGATCTGAGCATGCAGACCAAAGGCCTGCTCGATCAGATCGTCGGTGTCGAGAACAACATCCAGCAGTTGCACATGCAGGAAGCGGACATCGATCGCCGCTTTACTCATGACCACCCTGCCTACAAGGCGTTGCAGCAGCAGATGGGCCAGCTGCAGGCACAAAAGGACAAGATGCAGAAGGAAGTCGGCGCCCTGCCCGACACCCAGCAGCAACTGCTCAAGCTCAACCGGGACGTCCAGGTCAGCAGCAATACGTACACCAGCCTGCTCAATCAGGCTCAGCAGCTCGACATCGCCCGCGCGGGCACCGTCGGCAACGTGCGTATCGTCGACAAGGCGGCGGTGGACCCCAACGTTCCCGTGCAGCCGCGCAAGGCGCTGATCGTCATCATCGCGACCTTCCTCGGTGCCTTCCTCGCGCTGGCCTTTGTCTTCCTCAAGCAGATCCTCAATCGCGGCATCGAAGACCCTGCGCTGATCGAAGACCTTGGCCTGCCCGTCTATGCGTCGGTGCCGCTCAGCTCCGGCCAGAGCGCGCGTTCCATCCGCACCCGTCACAAGCACGGCGCGCGTGGCCCCCTGCTCGCCATCAGCGACCCGGCCGATCTGGCGATCGAATCCATCCGCAGCCTGCGCACCAGCCTGCACTTCGCCCGGCTGGAAGCGAAGAACAACATCCTGATGATCACCGGCTCCAGCCCGTTCGCCGGTAAGACCTTCGTCTCGGCCAACCTCGCGGCCGTCATTGCCCAGGCGGGGCAGCGCGTGCTGCTGGTCGACGGTGACATGCGCCGCGGCACGCTGCACCAGTTGCTCGGCGTCAAGACGGGACGCGGGCTGTCCGATCTGCTGGTCGGCAAGGCCGAACTCGCGGACGTGGTGCAGAAGGGGCCGACCGAAAACGTCGATTTCATCAGCCGCGGCCAGGTGCCGCCGAATCCGTCCGAACTGCTGATGCATCAGCACTTCACGCGCTTCATCGAGGCCGTGGTGCCCGCCTACGACCTCATCATCATCGATACGCCGCCCATCCTGGCGGTGACCGATGCGGCGGTGATTGGCCATCACGTCGGGACCAGCCTGCTCGTGGCGCGTTTCGGTCTCAACAAGCAGCGCGAGCTGGCACTGGCCAAGCAACGTTTCGAACAGAACGGTGTCGAGCTGAAGGGCGCCATCTTCAACGCGGTGGAAAAGCGCACGGCGGGCTACTCCGAGTACGCGTACTACAAATACAAGGCCGATCCGGCTTGA